CTCCTAACTCAATGAACTGAATCAAGCATGCTACACCTTTCCCGAAAGCTCTCACAACCCTCTACAACTTCCTAGAAGGAACtcattccaaattcaaagtgttaaTGATTCAAAATCACAAGACAAGACTGTGTCAGGTGCTGCCTTCAGGAAAAATCAGCTGCGACTACATGTACGTTTCAAACTGTAACTTCTAAATTATAAGTCCAAACATCATGCTTTTTTAACAAATTATAGAGAAGACCGAGACGATCATTTCTCGTGAAGAAAGCATTCACAAAATCCCAGTAAAAATGTACTTAAACTGGACTCCGAAATGGTTGTCCATGCAATTGTAGGAGACTTATCATTTTGTTGCTTTTCATTGCATACACTAAATTATGTATATATTCCTAGGCATTCATCCAAAATCGACGAGAAATAGCTTCCTAAAGTCGTTGGATAATTACCTATAACTATCTTGTTCAACTCGAGGCTAACCCATGTCATGGTATCCATCATGGAACTACAATCATGCTACCAATAGTAATTCTTTGAGACATTTCAACAAACAATTATAGGACACATTAGAAAAGTAAAATCTAGAGACTTTCTTGGTTTGAAATCAAACCATTTTATACACTTCTTGAACATGCCTTCCATTCTCACACAAACCCAACAAAATATACCATTCACAGCATGCATTTCATAAGCTAAATACATCATTTGTGCACTTGTAAAGATTCACTGACAATTCAAGGATTAGCAAAACCAATTCTCATCTTCACTAACTTCCATTGGTGAACCCACCAATTAACCAAATCTCATGTCATATGAGGATAAAACATGTATAACATAATCAGTATAACTAAATTCATGCAACTAAAACGATTAGCCATACACTAATTAAATTGCATGAAAAACCAATGTACACCAAAATCCAACAAGTATCTAATTTGGAGAAGTAGTAGAGCATTAatataaattaaaacatgaatttagagagactaaagacaCTAGCCCCTATGCTTGAATAGTAATTAAGAATTAAAGATTTAACATTGAATTAGAtaaaaaaacccaaatttttaaCATGAACCCTAGCTTTAAGGTTTCACCTAATTCAACCCATAAATCAATAATTCAAGGTGATAATTAAAACCCATTTTCTCATATAGCCAAAGTACATGGATCATGATGAAAATCCATGAAATTTGCTAAACAACAATTTCATTGTAAAATCCCCACCGCAATTGCATCTCATTCTTCAAGAGCTCTACAACAACAATAGCATGATGATTCTGTAGCTATAATACTCTTCGATTCTTAacatttaagaacaatttctaaaGTTCATTACTTTGTTTCATAGagaaattttagtgataaaagcAAAATGATaggggaagaagagaaagagaaccctggaaaaagaaaagaaaacatcccCCCTCTTCTTTTCCATGTACAATATTTATTTTACCTCAAGGAGAAATTACCGAAATGCCCCTTGATGCCTTCCCTACTCAACATGTGTACATATGAGGTGTCTTGGTGCATGCAGCTCTATCTGTGCACCCAAGGTTTGGCTAAAGACAAACCATTCAATCTAGGCACAAACACATATTATTTGAGGCAACTTCagtgataaaaatacatgaatatCATTATAGGCACTCAAGGTGCAGAATTCGACTAATGGGTTAAGTTAAACCCGAGAAGAAAAACTTTGGCTTGTTACCCCATTAAATCCTTAAAAAGAACTTCGTCCCGTAGTTCAAAATAAAACTACAGGTAAAAAATGTTACCAGTGATCACCGCACGAGCAGAACGCTGATGAGTTACCAATACGCACAATCCCGTCTGAACCgaaactgctctgataccaactgtaacGGACCAGAGAATTTGGACTTCCAAGGAACCGGGTTTCGGCCCGCTTGGCCAGCTCCGACTCTCTGATACGCCACTCAAGTAAAATTGTGTTCATTCATAATCCTGCACACAGTAAAAATATCTCATTAGTCTTAAGGTCATAATTCTATGAGCATATGTCACATACCATAACACTCATAGATTTCGACCAGGGTTCCAATTTCGAAAAATAAGAGATGGTCGATTGCCTAAAATAATAGACGACCAGTTGCCAAATCAACATGGGCCAATTGCCTAAAATAACAAACGGCCAGTTGCCAAATCAAcacgggccaattgcccaaaataACACATGACCAGTTGccaaattaacacgggccaattgcccaaaaataacagacggccagttgccaaaactaacacgggccaattgcccaaaaaTGAGAGACGGCCAGTAGCCAAAACTAACACGGGCCAATTGCCTAAAAAATGAGAGACGACCAGTTACCAAAACTAAcacgggccaattgcccaaaaatgagagatggccagttgccaaaactaacacgggccaattgcccaaaaatgagagatggccagttgccaactcTAATAATTTACATGGCCAGTTGCTAAAAGTGAGAGATGGTAATAATCATCTATCACTAGGTAGTATGAACAACTAATACTGCAACTACCTCTTCCTACCAAGATTACAATCATCTCACAATGGATGGTATGAACTACAAAATAGCAACCAACCCATTTTAGATGGTATGAATAACCTCGTGTATTTTTGttgaaccgcatagcggctgcctacgtaccctctctgttgctcgaagggatcaaacacgaccgtagttcgtcacaTATTTATTAAGATAATATGAACTGCTCATTATGGTAGCAATTATCTCTTACTAGATGATCTGAACTGTTCCGATTGGATAGCAATCATCTCTCAAGCAGATTTGTATGAATTGCTTAGAGTAACAGAAATTATCTCTAGTATTGGATAATATCATCCGCACACATTGCTTTACGAATAATCACGTTAAAGAACACCAACAAATGAAAAGATGTCAAACATCCATGTCCTTACCTGTACCTGCAGCTTAAACTTCGTACCTGTACCTGCAGCTTAGACTTAACAGTAAACTATAATTGTTTTATACATGCCGCCATACATTTACATTTTGCAAGTATCCCAAAACAGAAAACTATGTTAAGGTTTTCGGGACAACACTTCCATTCTTTAACTATAAAAAAAACATCCCTACCACAAGCACCATTAAATTGACACTTTCTTATATTCATTTACGTAAAAATAAGGTCGTGAATTGATGAATATCAAGAATAAATTCTACATTCGCACCCACTACTAAATATACAAACCAAAGTAATTTAGTAGGCTAGCATAAGTGGAGTAACCTCTTCATTTAGCCCAGCAAGCCCTGATTCCCTACCATTACTTCAACCACAATTTGAAGAATTGAATTGAAGACGACAGACAAATTTATCAAGAAATCTTACGAAAATGATAGGTTGTACAAGGGTATTGCCTGCCCTTTATTATGGCAATTGCATCCACTAAATGATTACATATTCCTCATCCGTAATCATGTTTTGACATGTCCAGTAAAGGAAACATCCACATTATTATATTGTGGCAACAATTTATGAATGCAGACTATAAGTGACAATCTCATGACTCAAATATAACTTCATGACATATTTTATTATCAATAATCAGATTAAAAACACCACGTTATTAACATTTCACCTGGCTGTGCCACCAAAGACGACAACCATGCACAAATACATACCAAATTCAGAATGGATAAGCCATGTTCAGAAAGTAAAACAAACTCAAGGACCTGTCATGGTTCTTATACTAAATAAAATgcttggaaaataagaattatttAGGAATTCTTCCCTACTCACACAGTATATATCAAGAGTCTTTTACATGTTAAAAACATCTACCTTATTGCAATACAAAGTCTCTTAATTCCTTTCTTCACCGAAAAGTTCTCATAAATATCTAAAACTTCTTGGTTTTAAGTCCTGAGATAATTCGTGCTCTAAGTTGTTCAAAAATATGGGAACACACTATGAGAACAATCCCTACAGAGCCATTTTCCAGAAATTTCAGCACCAAGATGTTGTTTTTGCAATGCGATGACTCCTAACTCAATAAACTGAATCAAGCATGCTACACCTTTCCCAAAAGCTCTCACAACCCTCTACAACTTCCTAGAAGGAACtcattccaaattcaaagtgttaaTGGTTCAAAATCACAAGACAAGACTGTGTCAGGTGCTGCCTTCAGGAAAAATCAGCTGCGACTACATGTACGTTTCAAACTGTAACTTCTAAACTATAAGTCCAAATATCATGATGTTTTAAAAAATTATAGAGAATACCGAGACGAACATTTCTCGTGAAGAAAGCATTCACAAAATCCCAGAAAAAATGTACTTAAACTGGCCTCGGAAATGGTTGTCCGTGCAATTGTAAGAGACTTATCATTTTGTTGCTTTTCATTGCATACACTAAAGTATGTATATCTTCCTAGGCATTCATCCAAAATCGACGAGAAATAGCTTCCTAAAGTCGTTGGATAATTACTTATAACTATCTTGTTCAACTTGAGGCTAACTCATGTCATGGTATCCATCATGGAACTACAATCATGCTACCAATAGTAATTCTTTGAGACATTTCAACAAACAATTATAGGACACATTAGAAAAGTAAAATCTAGAGACTTTCTTGGTTTGAAATCTAACCATTTTATACACTTATTGAACATGCCTTCCATTCTCACACAAACCCAACAAATATATCATTCATAGCATGCATTTCATAAGCTAAATACATCATTTGTGCACTTGTAAAGATTCACTGATAATTCAAGGATTAGCAAAACCAATTCTCATCTTCACTAACTTCCATTGGTGAACCCACCAATTAAAACATGTATAACATAATCAATATAACTAAATTCATGCAACTAAAACGATTAGCCATACACTAATTAAATTGCATGAAAAACCAATGTACACCAAAAACCAACAAATATCTAATTTGGAGAAGTAGTAGAGCATTAGTATAAATTAAAACATGCatttagagagactaaagacaCTAGCCCCTATGCTTGAATAGTAATTAAGAATTAAAGATTTAACATTGAATTAGataaaaaaccccaaatttttaacaTGAACCCTAGCTTTAAGGTTTCACCTAATTCAACCCATAAATCAATAATTCATGGTGATAATTAAAACCCATTTTCTCATACAGCCAAAGTACATGGATCATGATGAAAATCCATGAAGTTTGCTAAACAACAATTTCATTGTAAAATCCCCACCTCAGTTGCATCTCCATCTTCAAGAGCTCTACAACAACAATAGCATGATGATTCTCTAACTATAATACTCTTCGATTCTTAacatttaagaacaatttctaaaGTTCATTATTTTGTTTCATAGAGAAGTTTTAGTGATAAAAGCAAAATGAGaggggaagaagagaaagagaaccatggaaaaagaaaaagaaaacatcccCTCTTCTTTTCCACGTACAATATTTATTTTACCTCAAGGAGAAATCACCGAAATGCCCCTTGATGCCTTCCCTACTCAACATGTGTACATTTGAGATGTCTTGGTGCATGCAGCTCTATCTGTGCACCCAAGGTTTGGTTAAAGACAAACCATTCTATCTAGGCACAAATACATATTATTTGAGGCAACTTTagtgataaaaatacatgaatatCATTATAGGCACTCAAGGTGCAGAATTCGACTAATGGGTTAAGTTAAACCCGAGAAGAAAAACTTTGGGTTGTTACACCATTAACTTCTTAAAAACAAATTCGTCCCGAAGTTCAAAATAAAACTACAGGTAAAGAATGTTACCAGTGATCACCGCACGAGCAGAACGCTGATGAGTTACCAATACGCACAGTCCAGTCTGAACCgaaactgctctgataccaactgtaacGGACCAGAGAATCTGGACTTCCAAGGAACCGGGTTTCGGCCCGCTTTGACAGCTCCGACTCTCTGATACGCCACTCAAGTAAAAATTGTGTTCATTCATAATCCTGCACACAGTAAAAATATCTCATTAGTCTTAAGGTTATAATTCTATGAGCATATGTCACATACCATAACACTCATAGATTTCGACCAGGGTTCCAATTTCGAAAAATAAGAGATGGTCGATTGCCTAAAATAATAGACGTCCAGTTGCCAAATCAACATGGGCCAATTGCCTAAAATAACAAACGGCCAGTTGCCAAATCAAcacgggccaattgcccaaaataACACACGACCAGTTGccaaattaacacgggccaattgcccaaaaataacagacggccagttgccaaaactAACACGGGCTAATTGCCCAAAAATGAGAGACAGTCAGTTGCCAAAACTAAcacgggccaattgcccaaaaatgagagatggccagttgccaaaactAACACGGGCGAATTGCCCAAAAATGAgagatggccagttgccaactcAAATAATTTacacggccagttgccaaaagtGAGAGATGATAATAATCATCTATCACTAGGTAGTATGAACAACTAATACGACAACTACCTCTTCCTGCCAAGATTACAATCATCTCAAAATGGATGGTATGAACTACAAAATGGCAACTAAACCATTTTAGATGGTATGAATAACCTCGCGTAtttgtgctgaaccgcatagcggctgcctacataccctttctgttgctcgaagggatcaagcacgaccgtagttcgtcacaTATTTATTAAGATAATAAGAACTACTCATTATGGTAGCAATTATCTCTTACTAGATGATCTGATCTGTTCCGATTGGATAGCAATCATCTCTCAAGCAGATTTGTATGAATCGCTTAGAGTAACAGAAATTATCTCTAGTATTGGATAATATTAGCCGCACACATTGCTTTACGAATAATCACGTTAAAGAACACCAACAAATGAAAATATGTCAAACATCCGTGTCCTTACCTGTACCTGCAGCTTAAACTCCGTACATGTACCCGCAGCTTAGACTTAACAGTAGAATATAATTGTTTTATACATGCCGCCATACATTTACATTTTGCAAGTATCCCAAAAAAGAAAACTATGTTAAGGTTGTCGGGACAACACTTCCATTCTTTAACTATAAAAAAAACATCCATACCACAAGCACCATTAgattgacactttcttataatttcATTTACGTAAAAATAAGGTCATGAATGGATGAATATCAAGAATAAATTCTACATTCGCACCCACTACTAAATATACAAACCAAAGTAATTTAGTATGCTAGCATAAGTGGAGTAACCTCTTCATTTAGCCTAGCAATCCCTGATTCCCTACCATTACTGCAACCACAATTTCAAGAATTAAATTGAATACGACAGACAAATTTATCAAGAAATCTTACGAAAATGATAGGTTGTACAAGGATACTTCCTTCCCTTTATTATGGCAATTGCATCCACTAAATGATTACATATTCCTCATCCGTAATCATGTTTTGACATGTCCAGTAAAGGCAACATCCACACTATTATATTGTGGGAACAATTTATGAATGCAGACTATAAGTGACAATCTCATGACTCAAATATAACTTCATGACATATTTTATTATCAATAATCAGATTAAAAACACCACGTTATTAACATTTCACCTGGCTGTGCCACCAAAGACGACAACCATACACACATACATACCAAATTTAGAACGGATAAGCCatgttcacaaaataaaacaaactcaaGGACCTATCATGGTTCTTATTCTAAATAAAATgcttggaaaataagaattatttAGGAATTCTTCCCTACTCACACAGTATCAAGAGTCTTTTACATGTTAAAAACATCTACCTTATTGCAATACAAAGTCTCTTAATTCCTTTCTTCACCGAAAAGTTCTCATAAATATCTAAAACTTCTTGGTTTTAAGTCCTGATCTAATTCGTGCTCTAAGTTGTTCAAAAATATGAGAACACACTATGAGAAAAATCCTTACAAAGCCATTTTCCAGAAATTTCAGCAGCAAGATGTTGTTTTTCCAATGCGATAACTCCTAACTCAATGAACTGAATCATGTATGCTACACCTTTCCCGAAAGCTCTCACGACCCTCTACAACTTCCTAGAAGGAACtcattcaaaattcaaagtgttaATGGTTCAAAATCACAAGACAAGGCTGTGTAAGGTGATgccttcatgaaaaatcagttgcaACTACATGTACGTTTCAAACTATAACTTCTAAACTATAAGTCCAAACATCATGTTGTTTCAACAAATTATAGAGAAGACCGAGACGTACATTTCTCGTGAAGAAAGCATTCACAAAATCCCAGTAAAACTGTACTTAAACTGGCATCCGAAATGGTTGTCCGTGCAATTGTAGGAGACTTATCATTTTGTTGCTTTTCATTGCATACACTAAAGTATGTATATCTTCCTAGGCATTCATCCAAAATCGACGAGAAATAGCTTCCTAAAGTCGTTGGATAATTACCTATAACTATCTTGTTCAACTCGAGGCTAACCCATGTCATGGTATTCATCATGGAACTACAATCATGCTACCAATAGTAATTCTTTGAGACATTTCAACAAACAATTATAGGATACATTAGAAAAGTAAAATCTAGAGACTTTCTTGGTTTGAAATCAAACCATTTTATACACTTCTTGAACATGCCTTCCATTCTCACACAAACCCAACAAATATACCATTCATAGCATGCATTTCATAATCTAAATACATCATTTGTCCACTTGTAAAGATTCACTGACAATTCAAGGATTAGCAAAACTAATTCTCATCTTCACTAACTTCCATTGGTGAACCCACCAATTAACCAAGTCTCATGTCATATGAGAATAAAACATGTATAACATAATCAATATAACTAAATTCATGCAACTAAAACCATTAGCCATACACTAATTAAATTGCATGAAAAACCAATGTACACCAAAATCCAACAAATATCTAAtttggagaagtaatagagcattagtataaattaaaacatgcatttagagagactaaagacaCTAGCCCATATGCTTGAATAGTAATTAAGAATTAAAGATTTAACATTGAATTAGataaaaaaccccaaatttttaatttAAGGTTTCACCTAATTCAACCCATAAATCAATAATTCAAGGTGATAATTAAAACCCATTTTCTCATACAACCAAAGTACATGAATCATGATGAAAATCCATGAAGTTTGCTAAACAACAATTTCATTGTAAAATCCCCACCTCAATTGCATCTCCATCCTCAAGAGCTCTCCAACAACAATAGCATGATGATTCTCTAGCTATAATACTCTTCGATTCTTAacatttaagaacaatttctaaaGTTCATTATTTTGTTTCATAGAGAAATTTTAGTGATAAATGCAAAATGAGAGGGGAAGAAGAGAACcctggaaaaagaagaaaaaaacgtcCCCCCTCTTCTTTTCCATGTACAATATTTATTTTACCTCAAGGAGAAATTACCGAAATGCCCCTTGATGCCTTCCCTACTCAACATGTGTACATATGAGGTGTCTTGGTGCATGCAGCTCTATCTGTGCACCCAAGGTTTGGTTAAAGATAAACCATTCTATCTAGGCACAAACACATATTATTTGAGGCAACTTCagtgataaaaatacatgaatatCATTATAGGCACTCAAGGTGCAGAATTCGACTAATGGGTTAAGTTAAACCCGAGAAGAAACACTTTGGGTTGTTACAAAAGGTCTCGTGTGTAATATCGTCACATCAACGGAAAAGACTTCTAATTTGGAAGTTGTTTTGAGATTTTAAGAGTGTTGTCCAGATAtaatccaatatttatgttttaatttcttaattgtcaACCAGAATCTAAGTATTAAGTTTTAATGTTTGTCTTACTTTATTAGCTAAAATTAAAATGTAACTCTAATTAAATTGTAAAACTGAATTAATAATAGAATataagcttaattttcaacaATACGTGTCAAATTTTCATATTCATTAAACTTCAAACtaatcattaatagtcattttacaagacata
This genomic stretch from Papaver somniferum cultivar HN1 chromosome 5, ASM357369v1, whole genome shotgun sequence harbors:
- the LOC113282158 gene encoding uncharacterized protein LOC113282158 — protein: MDVFFIVKEWKCCPDNLNIVFFFGILAKCKCMAACIKQLYSTVKSKLRVHVRSLSCRYRIMNEHNFYLSGVSESRSCQSGPKPGSLEVQILWSVTVGIRAVSVQTGLCVLVTHQRSARAVITGL